The Peribacillus simplex genome contains a region encoding:
- a CDS encoding NAD(P)/FAD-dependent oxidoreductase produces MLDCVIIGGGPAGLNAALVMGRAGRKTILFDEDKPRNRVTQESHGFITQDGVKPSEFKKRARTDIQKYPSVSIKEERVEIIEKASGVFRIQTKGGTDYKAKKVLLATGLRDVLPEVPSIQNVYGTSVFSCPFCDGWEMRGQALAVIAENERAFHMGKLLSNWSDDVIVFTDGYQMLDEEKGILARQNVTVVEEKIEGLESKGGQLTSIRLQNGQEIKREAGIVVTDLVQSAPFAEQLGCEITPNGGIKVDSFGRTTVEGVYACGDTSLSTPSQLVIAAAEGNKAAAGLIMDLVEAAFLLEA; encoded by the coding sequence ATGCTGGATTGTGTAATCATTGGCGGAGGACCTGCAGGACTCAATGCCGCATTGGTCATGGGGCGTGCTGGACGGAAAACAATTTTGTTTGATGAGGATAAACCCCGTAACCGGGTGACGCAGGAGTCGCACGGATTTATCACACAAGATGGGGTAAAGCCGTCAGAGTTCAAGAAGCGGGCAAGAACGGATATCCAGAAATATCCGTCCGTCTCCATTAAGGAGGAGCGGGTGGAGATTATTGAAAAAGCCAGTGGTGTGTTCCGGATTCAAACGAAAGGCGGAACGGATTACAAGGCGAAAAAAGTGCTTCTCGCAACAGGTCTTCGGGATGTTTTGCCGGAGGTACCAAGCATACAGAATGTATACGGAACAAGTGTTTTCAGCTGTCCGTTTTGTGACGGCTGGGAAATGCGGGGCCAAGCATTGGCGGTGATTGCAGAAAATGAACGGGCTTTTCATATGGGAAAACTGCTGTCAAACTGGAGCGATGATGTAATTGTGTTTACAGATGGCTATCAGATGCTTGATGAGGAGAAGGGTATCTTGGCTAGGCAGAACGTGACAGTCGTGGAAGAAAAGATTGAAGGTCTTGAATCGAAAGGAGGGCAGCTGACATCGATCCGGCTGCAAAACGGACAGGAAATCAAAAGGGAGGCAGGGATTGTGGTGACAGACTTGGTGCAGTCTGCTCCTTTTGCGGAACAGCTCGGCTGCGAGATCACTCCAAACGGCGGGATTAAAGTGGATTCATTTGGGCGAACAACGGTTGAAGGAGTATATGCATGCGGAGATACATCACTCAGCACCCCTTCCCAGCTGGTCATTGCGGCGGCGGAGGGCAATAAAGCGGCCGCTGGACTCATCATGGATTTAGTTGAAGCTGCATTTCTTTTGGAGGCATAA
- a CDS encoding adenine deaminase C-terminal domain-containing protein translates to MRMDMLVRDINVFNSYFKRFIKGNAAIKDGKFYYIGDRELDAFESDRIVDGQGKYMVPGLIDIHLHIESTMVTPATFSYGLIKNGVTTIVPEPHEMANVFGISGVKEMIKASKDCVADMFYAIPSSVPATSMETTGGSIEIDDIDELMQTEDIKCLGEIMNYYEVITDPDCKTNKILSHIRSRYPDLIIEGHVPKLLDLDLQKIVYAGVNSDHTHQTVEGMDARIAAGMFIEIQEKSMTEEVMDYLKENQVDEHFCFVTDDVMTDSFQNRGHLNVLLKKAIQMGMTPEKAIYACTYTPAQRMRMYDRGAIAPGKTADFLLLSDLETFGIEQVYKTGELVYESSRPYVQEVKERQFPGHFYQSVKLAELTENDFTITIPEQLERSKCRIINVQNGSTFTSETHDHLDGKNGQLCWEESPYGLIATFERYGKNGNRAHGLITGDVLKRGAVATTYSHDNHNLLVIGHNKQDMMMAANEVIRKQGGVCCVEDGKVLSMIPLPVGGILSEEPMDIVSRQVQHLTDALKSLGYEHYNVIMSLSTLSLPVSPALKITDHGLINVNEGKTVPLIMSDEA, encoded by the coding sequence ATGCGAATGGATATGCTTGTAAGAGATATCAACGTGTTTAACAGCTATTTTAAAAGATTCATTAAAGGGAATGCAGCCATCAAGGATGGAAAGTTCTATTATATTGGAGACCGGGAATTGGATGCCTTCGAGTCGGATCGAATCGTCGATGGGCAGGGGAAGTATATGGTTCCAGGCCTGATCGATATCCATCTCCACATTGAAAGTACGATGGTGACGCCTGCGACTTTTTCCTACGGGTTAATCAAGAATGGCGTGACGACGATCGTGCCGGAGCCGCATGAAATGGCCAATGTTTTCGGAATTTCCGGTGTAAAGGAAATGATCAAAGCGAGTAAAGATTGCGTAGCGGACATGTTTTATGCCATCCCGAGTTCCGTTCCTGCCACATCGATGGAAACAACAGGCGGTTCTATCGAAATAGATGATATAGATGAATTGATGCAAACGGAGGACATTAAATGTCTCGGCGAGATCATGAATTACTATGAGGTCATAACCGACCCGGATTGCAAAACGAATAAGATTTTGTCCCATATCCGTTCCCGTTATCCAGATCTGATCATAGAGGGGCACGTTCCAAAGCTGCTCGACTTGGATTTGCAGAAGATTGTTTATGCCGGAGTGAATTCAGACCATACACACCAGACCGTGGAAGGGATGGATGCGAGGATCGCTGCCGGGATGTTCATTGAAATTCAAGAAAAATCAATGACTGAAGAAGTGATGGATTACTTGAAGGAAAATCAGGTGGATGAGCATTTCTGCTTTGTCACCGATGATGTCATGACCGACTCTTTCCAAAACAGGGGACATCTGAATGTCCTTTTAAAGAAAGCCATTCAAATGGGGATGACTCCGGAAAAAGCGATATATGCATGCACCTATACACCTGCACAGCGGATGAGGATGTATGACCGGGGCGCCATTGCACCTGGAAAAACGGCAGATTTCCTGCTGTTATCGGACTTGGAAACATTTGGAATTGAACAAGTATACAAAACAGGTGAGCTCGTTTATGAATCTTCACGGCCATATGTGCAAGAAGTGAAGGAAAGACAATTTCCTGGGCATTTCTATCAAAGCGTGAAGCTTGCCGAACTTACGGAAAACGATTTTACCATCACAATACCGGAACAGCTTGAACGCAGCAAGTGCCGGATCATAAACGTGCAGAATGGTTCTACTTTCACATCTGAAACCCATGATCATTTAGATGGGAAGAATGGTCAATTATGCTGGGAAGAAAGCCCTTATGGGTTGATCGCCACATTCGAAAGATATGGGAAAAACGGTAATCGGGCGCACGGGTTGATCACCGGCGATGTTTTGAAGCGTGGAGCGGTCGCCACAACCTATTCGCATGATAACCATAATCTCCTGGTGATTGGCCATAATAAGCAGGATATGATGATGGCCGCGAACGAAGTAATAAGGAAGCAAGGCGGAGTCTGCTGTGTTGAAGACGGCAAGGTCCTATCCATGATTCCACTTCCGGTAGGGGGGATCCTTTCCGAAGAGCCAATGGACATCGTATCAAGGCAGGTTCAGCACCTGACAGATGCACTTAAATCGTTAGGCTACGAACATTATAATGTCATCATGTCATTAAGCACCTTATCGCTTCCTGTCAGTCCGGCCCTGAAAATAACCGACCATGGATTGATCAACGTGAATGAAGGGAAAACAGTCCCTCTCATAATGAGTGATGAAGCTTAA
- a CDS encoding RNA polymerase sigma-70 factor: MELDALYKTYQPFLFSIAYRMLGSVTDAEDIVHDLFLQLKLDTEQIKDMKAYLAKMTTNRCLNFLNSARKRREVYTGPWLPEPRVNETEQPLDKVVTDETVAYAFLVLLEQLSPVERAVFVLREAFAYSYEDIAEMLEKNEVNCRKIYSRAKRKLQNDLPVHPEDTKHVDLLAKKFIKASTTGSIEEFLDILTEDVVLVTDGGGKVRSALNPIVNKQRVSSFLKGISAKGSFIGELLPVMVNGQEGILQVKDGKPVKVICFELDSKQKNIRKIFIVTNPDKLKHIPVP, from the coding sequence GTGGAGTTGGATGCATTATATAAGACATATCAACCTTTTCTTTTTTCCATCGCATACCGGATGCTTGGATCGGTTACCGACGCAGAAGATATCGTTCATGATTTATTCCTGCAGCTTAAGCTTGATACCGAACAAATTAAGGACATGAAAGCATATCTTGCGAAAATGACGACAAATCGCTGTCTGAACTTTTTAAATTCAGCCCGTAAGAGAAGAGAGGTTTACACAGGACCTTGGCTGCCTGAACCTCGGGTAAACGAAACAGAGCAGCCTTTAGATAAGGTTGTAACGGATGAAACGGTTGCATATGCCTTCCTCGTTTTGCTGGAACAGCTTTCACCTGTTGAAAGAGCGGTTTTCGTGCTTAGAGAAGCATTCGCTTACAGCTATGAAGATATTGCCGAAATGCTGGAAAAGAATGAAGTGAACTGCAGAAAGATCTATAGCCGGGCTAAGCGGAAATTACAGAATGATCTGCCAGTCCATCCGGAGGATACGAAACATGTCGATCTTTTGGCAAAAAAATTCATAAAAGCATCTACGACAGGAAGCATTGAGGAGTTTTTGGATATCCTTACAGAAGATGTTGTCCTTGTTACTGACGGCGGAGGAAAAGTGCGTTCTGCACTAAATCCGATTGTAAACAAACAGCGCGTATCCTCCTTTCTTAAAGGAATTTCTGCTAAAGGAAGTTTCATAGGAGAACTTCTTCCGGTGATGGTCAATGGTCAGGAAGGAATCTTGCAAGTGAAAGACGGGAAGCCAGTCAAAGTCATCTGCTTTGAATTGGATTCAAAACAAAAAAATATCCGAAAAATCTTTATTGTTACCAATCCCGATAAATTAAAACATATTCCTGTTCCTTAA
- a CDS encoding endonuclease MutS2 gives MNTMTYEKLQYIQLKEMVKNHCVSGLGKALLDQLKPSSILKVVKNRLNETTEARNLLNAESHIPLKGISHIGLHIDKLEKGMILEPSELVAIADFLRGCRNIRKFMTDKEFFAPTLHSYARSMTEFRSIEEEIQFTIKGNAVVSEASKDLKRIRNQIIKTESKIEERLNKFLKSGANKEFIQEFFISKKDDRYTIPIKASYKNQVAGTIVEVSAKGATVFIEPASVTKLNVELASLKAEESMEEYQLLATLSGTVFEQLKPIKINIELISQYDMIFAKAKFSKSMDAIEPKINDHGYIKLQGCKHPLLPQDSVPLDFEIGKDYRSLIITGPNAGGKTVVLKTIGILTLAVMSGLHVAGKEGTELAVFDQVFVDIGDNQSIENALSTFSSHMKNISEIMGALTNNSLLLFDEIGSGTEPNEGAALAIAILEEFYQRGCITVATTHYGEIKRYSEIHSDFMNAAMQFNSETLEPKYKLLIGQSGESNALWIAKKMNVREQVLQKAKLYIDNKDYDLERVKEGKIKKAKPTAVPKEASYEYEVGDKVKVSELNGYAIVYKKKDSYNNVTVLFEDTFKEVHASRLELEIKAVDLYPEGYDLNTLFVSYKERKLNHDLERGSKKALKNVAADIRKKLGE, from the coding sequence ATGAATACAATGACCTATGAAAAATTACAATATATCCAACTCAAGGAAATGGTGAAAAACCATTGCGTAAGCGGTTTAGGAAAAGCGTTGTTGGATCAGCTTAAGCCGAGCAGCATTTTGAAAGTCGTTAAAAATCGTTTGAACGAGACAACGGAGGCAAGGAACTTATTGAATGCGGAAAGCCATATTCCCTTGAAAGGCATTTCACATATTGGACTCCATATCGACAAACTGGAAAAAGGAATGATTTTGGAGCCGTCAGAGTTAGTGGCGATAGCAGACTTCTTAAGAGGCTGCAGGAATATCAGGAAATTCATGACCGATAAAGAGTTCTTTGCACCAACACTGCATTCCTATGCCCGGTCCATGACTGAATTCAGGAGCATTGAAGAAGAAATCCAATTCACCATAAAAGGAAATGCTGTTGTTTCCGAAGCAAGCAAGGACCTGAAACGGATCAGGAACCAAATCATCAAGACAGAAAGTAAAATAGAGGAACGGCTGAATAAGTTCTTGAAAAGCGGAGCCAATAAAGAGTTCATTCAGGAATTTTTCATCAGTAAAAAGGATGATCGCTACACAATTCCGATCAAAGCCTCCTATAAAAATCAAGTGGCGGGAACGATCGTGGAAGTATCTGCAAAAGGGGCTACCGTGTTCATCGAACCTGCCTCGGTGACGAAATTGAATGTAGAATTGGCCAGTTTAAAAGCGGAGGAATCGATGGAAGAGTATCAACTTTTGGCCACATTATCCGGAACGGTTTTCGAACAGCTGAAACCGATCAAGATAAACATCGAGTTAATCAGTCAATATGACATGATCTTCGCAAAAGCCAAGTTCAGTAAAAGCATGGATGCAATCGAACCGAAAATCAATGATCACGGTTATATTAAATTACAGGGCTGTAAACATCCCCTTTTGCCGCAGGACAGCGTACCTTTGGATTTTGAAATCGGGAAGGACTATCGCAGCTTGATTATTACAGGCCCTAATGCAGGGGGTAAAACAGTCGTCCTGAAAACGATCGGCATCCTTACATTGGCCGTCATGTCAGGGCTGCATGTTGCCGGGAAAGAAGGAACGGAGCTTGCCGTCTTCGATCAGGTATTCGTCGATATCGGTGATAATCAAAGCATTGAAAATGCACTGAGCACGTTTTCATCGCATATGAAAAACATCTCGGAAATCATGGGGGCATTAACCAATAACTCCTTGCTGCTGTTCGATGAAATCGGGAGCGGAACGGAACCGAATGAAGGAGCCGCATTGGCGATTGCCATCCTTGAGGAATTTTATCAGAGGGGCTGCATAACCGTTGCGACCACCCATTATGGTGAAATCAAGCGCTATTCGGAAATACACAGTGATTTCATGAATGCGGCCATGCAATTCAACAGTGAAACACTTGAGCCAAAATACAAGCTGTTGATCGGTCAATCCGGGGAAAGCAATGCTCTCTGGATAGCCAAAAAAATGAATGTTCGTGAACAGGTCCTGCAAAAGGCAAAGCTCTATATCGACAATAAAGACTACGACTTGGAGCGTGTCAAGGAAGGTAAAATCAAAAAAGCGAAGCCAACGGCCGTTCCTAAGGAAGCATCCTATGAATATGAAGTCGGTGACAAAGTGAAGGTAAGCGAACTGAATGGCTATGCAATCGTTTATAAGAAAAAGGATTCATACAATAATGTCACCGTTCTTTTCGAAGATACCTTCAAGGAGGTTCATGCCAGTAGGCTCGAGCTGGAAATAAAGGCAGTCGATTTATATCCTGAAGGCTATGATCTCAATACTTTATTTGTCAGCTACAAAGAAAGGAAATTGAACCACGACCTTGAACGGGGGTCAAAGAAAGCGCTAAAGAACGTAGCAGCGGATATCCGGAAGAAGCTTGGTGAATAA
- a CDS encoding carboxymuconolactone decarboxylase family protein, with translation MEQRINYMKTNREVVKLMMGLEEYKKTTGIDGELIELIKIRASQINGCAYCLDMHTKDARAMGETEQRIYCLSAWRESPFYSEPERAALELTEAVTAISANGVPDELYERVRLHFDEKQYIDLVTIIITINGWNRLAISAKSIPGHYKPVMQK, from the coding sequence ATGGAACAACGCATTAACTACATGAAGACAAATCGGGAAGTGGTCAAATTAATGATGGGATTGGAGGAGTACAAAAAAACAACGGGAATCGATGGCGAATTAATCGAATTGATTAAAATTCGCGCGTCTCAAATCAATGGCTGTGCGTACTGCTTGGATATGCATACAAAGGATGCCCGGGCAATGGGTGAAACGGAACAAAGAATTTACTGCTTGAGTGCTTGGCGGGAATCACCATTCTATTCTGAACCGGAAAGGGCAGCGCTGGAATTGACGGAAGCGGTCACGGCCATTTCTGCAAACGGTGTACCTGATGAACTGTATGAGCGGGTCCGCCTTCATTTTGATGAAAAACAATATATCGATCTCGTGACCATCATCATCACGATTAACGGCTGGAACCGATTGGCCATTTCAGCCAAAAGCATCCCAGGGCACTATAAGCCTGTCATGCAAAAATAA
- a CDS encoding IS3 family transposase (programmed frameshift), which yields MTKYTIDEKLHAVLEYLEGKKSYKSIAQERNVGLSPLKRWVARYLKHGMEGLASSYTNYTLPFKLEVLKYMNEYGASINETAVHYNLPSDSTLLNWANQFKEGGIDALKPKKKGRLSMKKETKKTSPANGSQEALLAELEYLRAENAYPKKVECLSSRKGSLTKKEKAKVVHELRKQFDLNLLLSISKMARSTYYYWVNAFGREDKYTEIKSLIKEIFHTHKGRYGYRRITLELRNRGARINHKTVLRLMNELGLKSLVRMKKYRSYKGNIGKIAPNILARDFKAAKSNEKWVTDVTEFHLAGEKLYLSAILDLFNGEIIAYNIESRPVYPLVSKMLDKAFDRLESKDSPILHSDQGWHYQMKQYSHDLKRHNITQSMSRKGNCLDNAVIENFFGLLKSELLYLQEFESMEHFKQELEEYIHYYNHQRIKVKLKGMSPVDYRVHALKAA from the exons TTGACTAAATATACGATAGACGAAAAATTACATGCAGTTTTAGAGTACTTAGAAGGAAAAAAATCCTATAAATCCATTGCACAAGAAAGAAATGTAGGTTTATCCCCTCTGAAAAGATGGGTCGCTCGCTATCTAAAACATGGGATGGAAGGACTTGCTTCATCCTATACAAATTACACTCTGCCCTTTAAACTAGAGGTACTTAAATATATGAACGAATATGGGGCATCGATCAACGAGACCGCTGTACACTATAACCTTCCTTCCGATTCTACACTTTTGAATTGGGCAAATCAGTTTAAGGAAGGCGGTATAGACGCCCTTAAACCAAAGAAAAAGGGGCGTCTATCCATGAAAAAAGAAACCAAGAAAACATCGCCAGCTAATGGCTCTCAAGAAGCACTTCTTGCCGAATTAGAATACTTACGTGCAGAGAATGCCTATC CTAAAAAAGTTGAATGCCTTAGTTCAAGAAAAGGAAGCCTTACAAAGAAAGAAAAAGCGAAAGTAGTCCATGAACTAAGGAAACAATTTGATTTAAATCTGCTTCTATCCATTTCTAAAATGGCACGGAGTACGTACTATTATTGGGTAAACGCCTTCGGGCGTGAGGATAAATACACAGAAATTAAATCACTTATCAAAGAGATTTTCCATACGCATAAAGGGCGTTATGGGTATCGGCGTATCACCCTAGAATTACGTAACCGAGGTGCTCGCATCAATCATAAAACAGTTCTCCGATTGATGAATGAACTAGGATTGAAGTCATTGGTTCGCATGAAGAAATACCGTTCGTACAAAGGGAACATCGGCAAGATTGCGCCCAACATTCTAGCACGTGATTTCAAGGCGGCAAAGTCCAATGAAAAATGGGTGACAGACGTCACCGAATTCCATCTAGCTGGGGAGAAACTATACTTATCGGCCATTCTTGATTTGTTTAATGGTGAAATCATCGCCTATAATATCGAATCTCGGCCTGTTTATCCGCTCGTTTCCAAAATGCTGGATAAAGCCTTTGATCGCTTGGAATCGAAAGATTCACCCATTCTCCATTCAGATCAGGGCTGGCATTATCAGATGAAACAATACTCGCATGATTTGAAAAGACATAACATTACACAAAGCATGTCCCGCAAAGGAAATTGTCTCGATAATGCGGTCATTGAAAACTTCTTTGGCTTATTAAAATCCGAATTACTCTATCTTCAAGAATTTGAAAGCATGGAGCATTTCAAACAAGAACTAGAAGAATATATCCATTACTACAATCATCAACGAATCAAGGTAAAATTAAAAGGCATGAGCCCGGTAGATTACCGGGTTCATGCCCTCAAGGCTGCCTAA
- a CDS encoding LysR family transcriptional regulator yields the protein MEMRDLQIFQCVAKYGSVSKAAVELNYVQSNVTARIKHLEQELRTPLFNRHKRGMSLTAEARKMLEYVNKILLDVEELKQVFLDSETPTGILNIGTVETVSDLPRILASYYKQYPNVDLSIKAGITEDLIKDVIEHRLDGAFVTGPIKHPLIQPYDVCTEKLVLVTRNETFNLEEMITEPFLVFSQGCGYRSKLEQWLKEEEVMPKRIMEFNVLETILTSVTLGLGITLVPHSAVNHLADHENVHVHAIPEEYGNISTVFIHRKDAYMTNSMKSFLQTIEAHHDSRFKQNPGTTPELI from the coding sequence ATGGAAATGCGGGATTTGCAAATATTCCAGTGCGTCGCTAAATATGGCAGCGTAAGTAAGGCGGCTGTTGAATTGAATTACGTCCAATCCAATGTAACGGCAAGGATTAAGCATTTAGAGCAGGAGTTACGGACGCCTTTATTCAATCGGCATAAACGAGGCATGTCTTTAACTGCAGAGGCTAGAAAAATGCTTGAGTATGTAAACAAAATTTTGCTTGATGTGGAAGAGCTCAAGCAAGTATTCCTGGATAGTGAAACACCTACAGGGATATTGAACATCGGTACAGTTGAAACGGTCAGCGATCTTCCCAGGATTCTAGCCTCTTATTATAAACAGTATCCCAATGTCGATTTATCCATAAAGGCGGGGATAACCGAGGATTTAATTAAAGATGTCATCGAACATAGGCTGGATGGCGCTTTTGTTACAGGACCGATTAAACATCCGCTCATTCAGCCATACGATGTGTGTACAGAAAAACTTGTATTAGTTACAAGAAATGAAACATTTAACCTTGAAGAAATGATTACAGAACCATTTTTAGTATTCAGTCAGGGCTGTGGCTATCGCTCTAAACTGGAACAATGGCTGAAAGAGGAAGAAGTGATGCCCAAAAGGATCATGGAGTTCAATGTATTGGAAACGATCCTAACCAGCGTAACACTCGGCCTTGGCATTACCCTCGTACCCCATTCAGCGGTAAATCACCTTGCAGACCATGAAAACGTGCACGTGCATGCAATTCCGGAAGAATACGGCAATATCTCGACGGTCTTCATTCACCGGAAAGATGCTTATATGACAAACTCCATGAAAAGCTTCCTACAAACCATCGAAGCTCATCATGACAGCCGTTTTAAGCAAAATCCTGGAACCACTCCTGAGCTAATATGA
- a CDS encoding class I SAM-dependent methyltransferase gives MTEFWEASFIENQMMWGFEPSDSAILAKDFFLENKGKDILIPGIGYGRNAKVFIENGINITGIEISKTAIHLARQNRLNNSIFHGSVTDMPFDDKLYDGIFCYALIHLLNKRERDKFIKDCYNQLKPNGYMIFTAISKEAPMFGKGKQLGKDYFEIMEGVKMFFYDSDSIKQEFGKYGLIDSSEIVEPHKNMENKPPFKFTMIKCQKEL, from the coding sequence ATGACAGAATTCTGGGAAGCAAGTTTTATAGAAAATCAAATGATGTGGGGATTTGAACCTTCAGACTCCGCAATCTTGGCAAAGGACTTTTTCCTTGAGAATAAAGGTAAGGATATATTGATTCCTGGTATTGGATATGGCAGAAACGCAAAGGTTTTTATTGAAAACGGAATAAATATAACAGGTATTGAGATTTCAAAAACAGCGATACATTTGGCAAGGCAAAATAGGCTTAATAATAGTATTTTTCATGGTTCGGTAACCGATATGCCTTTTGATGACAAACTTTATGATGGGATATTTTGTTATGCGCTTATTCACTTATTGAATAAGCGTGAGAGAGATAAGTTTATTAAAGATTGCTATAATCAGTTAAAGCCAAACGGATATATGATTTTTACTGCTATTTCAAAAGAAGCCCCGATGTTTGGCAAGGGCAAACAACTAGGTAAAGACTATTTCGAGATAATGGAAGGGGTAAAAATGTTCTTTTATGATTCCGATTCGATAAAACAGGAATTTGGAAAATATGGATTGATAGATTCTTCGGAAATTGTCGAGCCGCATAAGAATATGGAAAATAAGCCTCCATTTAAATTTACAATGATAAAATGTCAAAAAGAACTATAA
- a CDS encoding DMT family transporter — MKKNQVLIGALLCLTASISWGAMFPVAERALMYIDPFYFSFLRYLAVSVILAILLLIKEGKKAFSLEGKGKKLLFFGTMAFTVYNFLIFAGQDLLGHNGVIVASIMESLMPMISILIMWVFKNARPMKYTIASMFIALIGAILVITNGDISFLFLLKDSLIPILFILIGVIGWVIYTMGGDQFNGWSTLRYSTLTCILGTAVSAIITFLATAMGLSVPTAEVMQSIYGEMIFMIIFPGAIALLSWNLGIKLLTPINGILFINLVPITTLVIIFIQGKSLTSSELLGTFLVIYALIQNNYYQRKNLPSRVEKMNPEKNHLIEGTQHQ, encoded by the coding sequence ATGAAAAAAAATCAAGTTTTAATCGGTGCACTTTTATGTTTGACAGCCAGCATTTCTTGGGGAGCGATGTTTCCAGTTGCAGAAAGGGCCTTAATGTATATTGATCCTTTTTATTTCTCTTTTCTTCGATATTTGGCTGTTAGCGTAATTTTAGCGATATTGCTTTTAATTAAAGAAGGGAAGAAGGCCTTTAGCCTGGAAGGGAAAGGAAAGAAATTATTGTTTTTTGGAACGATGGCGTTCACTGTATACAACTTTCTCATTTTCGCAGGTCAAGACTTACTGGGACATAACGGGGTGATTGTCGCTTCCATCATGGAATCATTAATGCCCATGATTTCAATCTTGATAATGTGGGTTTTCAAAAATGCCAGACCGATGAAGTATACCATCGCCAGCATGTTCATTGCCTTGATAGGGGCCATTCTTGTCATTACCAATGGCGACATATCATTCCTATTTTTATTGAAAGATAGCCTCATCCCTATCCTTTTCATTCTCATCGGGGTTATAGGCTGGGTTATATATACGATGGGCGGCGACCAATTTAATGGATGGTCAACACTTCGCTATTCGACTTTAACGTGCATCTTAGGAACTGCAGTATCAGCAATCATAACATTCCTCGCAACTGCAATGGGCCTGTCTGTCCCTACAGCAGAAGTTATGCAATCCATTTATGGCGAAATGATTTTCATGATTATTTTCCCCGGAGCCATTGCCCTTTTAAGCTGGAATTTAGGCATTAAACTTTTAACGCCGATCAATGGAATCCTATTTATCAATTTAGTTCCAATAACAACGTTGGTCATCATTTTTATCCAAGGAAAATCACTAACATCATCCGAATTACTGGGAACTTTTTTAGTGATATATGCATTGATTCAAAACAATTATTATCAAAGAAAAAACTTGCCTTCCCGAGTCGAGAAAATGAATCCGGAAAAGAATCATTTAATTGAAGGTACACAACATCAATAG
- a CDS encoding Rrf2 family transcriptional regulator, whose amino-acid sequence MKYSKATNYALHTMVHLTMEPKGQAVSVDQLAYMQDLSPTYLSKILTKLVKAGLIESVPGAKGGYSISRRAQDISFLDVIEAVEGQSVLFNCAFDHDESECIIERVMVEAEGNMKKELAGRTIQSIAEQIEKKHGHETKKEK is encoded by the coding sequence ATGAAGTATTCAAAGGCAACCAATTATGCACTACATACAATGGTGCATTTAACGATGGAACCGAAAGGTCAGGCGGTAAGCGTAGATCAGCTGGCGTACATGCAGGATTTGTCTCCGACGTACTTGTCGAAGATTTTGACGAAGCTTGTGAAGGCAGGATTAATTGAATCAGTGCCAGGGGCAAAAGGCGGCTACAGCATTTCACGCCGCGCACAGGACATTTCGTTTCTGGATGTTATTGAAGCGGTGGAGGGTCAGTCGGTGCTGTTCAACTGTGCGTTTGACCATGACGAAAGCGAGTGTATAATTGAGCGCGTGATGGTCGAGGCGGAAGGCAACATGAAGAAAGAACTGGCTGGACGAACGATTCAAAGCATTGCGGAGCAGATAGAAAAAAAACATGGTCATGAGACTAAAAAAGAAAAATAA